One genomic region from Leptolyngbyaceae cyanobacterium JSC-12 encodes:
- a CDS encoding hypothetical protein (IMG reference gene:2510094698~PFAM: Uncharacterised BCR, COG1937) produces the protein MATSEIPGKHESDLLNGNLEHSHSHGSHSHPHVHSEESLRQIVNRLSRIEGHIRGIKSMVQESRPCPDVLIQIAAVRGALDRVARIILDEHLTQCIARAANAGDIQTEIEELKAALDRFLL, from the coding sequence ATGGCAACGTCTGAAATTCCCGGTAAGCATGAGTCTGACTTACTTAATGGGAATCTAGAGCACTCTCACTCACATGGCTCCCATAGTCATCCTCATGTTCACAGTGAAGAGTCGCTGCGGCAGATTGTGAATCGGCTATCTCGAATTGAGGGACATATCCGAGGTATCAAATCAATGGTTCAGGAAAGCCGCCCGTGCCCAGATGTGCTAATCCAAATTGCGGCTGTTCGTGGTGCTCTGGATCGAGTAGCGCGAATTATTTTAGATGAACACTTGACTCAATGCATCGCTCGTGCTGCTAATGCGGGTGATATTCAGACCGAGATTGAAGAATTGAAAGCTGCGCTGGATCGATTTTTGCTCTAA
- a CDS encoding trypsin-like serine protease with C-terminal PDZ domain (IMG reference gene:2510094699~PFAM: Trypsin; PDZ domain (Also known as DHR or GLGF)): MRFVNVSRLLRRFVFSAIALLMSLFFALEGVPESSAWADTLSFPTTLAAVSPTLPLAETASPKSFVAAAVAKVGPAVVRIDTERTITRRSNIDPFLEDPFFRQFFGDELFSQTPRQERLRGQGSGFIVDKNGVILTNAHVVDKADRVTVTLKDGRVFDGKVRGVDEVTDLAVVKIDGKDLPVVSLGNSDEVQVGDWAIAVGNPLGLDNTVTLGIVSTLKRSSAQVGIPDKRLDFIQTDAAINPGNSGGPLLNAQGEVIGINTAIRADAMGIGFAIPVNKAKEIEARLARGEKIAHPYLGVQMTTLTPELARQNNTDPNSPFMVPEVNGVVVVRVLQNTPAERAGLRRGDVITEIDGQAISTAEQLQTVVENSQVGQILKVRVQRGEQSKLLSVKTSVLENPA; this comes from the coding sequence ATGCGATTTGTGAATGTTTCTCGCTTACTGCGTCGGTTTGTGTTTTCTGCGATCGCCCTCCTGATGTCATTATTTTTTGCTCTTGAGGGAGTTCCAGAATCTTCCGCTTGGGCAGATACTCTTTCCTTTCCAACAACCTTGGCAGCCGTTAGCCCTACGCTCCCCCTAGCTGAAACTGCAAGTCCTAAAAGTTTTGTCGCGGCTGCCGTTGCTAAAGTAGGACCTGCCGTTGTGCGAATCGATACCGAACGAACAATCACTCGTCGCAGCAACATCGATCCTTTTCTGGAAGACCCATTTTTCCGCCAATTCTTCGGAGATGAGTTATTTTCGCAAACACCCCGACAGGAACGTTTACGAGGACAAGGCTCTGGTTTTATCGTGGATAAAAATGGGGTAATCCTTACTAACGCCCATGTTGTTGATAAGGCAGACCGAGTCACCGTTACCCTCAAAGATGGACGTGTGTTTGATGGCAAGGTTCGTGGGGTGGATGAAGTCACGGACTTAGCAGTCGTCAAAATCGACGGGAAAGACCTGCCAGTCGTCTCTTTAGGCAACTCAGATGAAGTCCAGGTCGGAGATTGGGCGATCGCAGTCGGGAATCCCCTCGGATTAGATAACACAGTCACTCTGGGGATCGTCAGTACACTCAAACGCTCCAGTGCTCAGGTTGGAATTCCTGACAAGCGCCTGGATTTCATTCAAACTGATGCCGCAATCAACCCTGGAAACTCCGGTGGACCGTTGCTGAATGCTCAAGGTGAAGTCATTGGTATTAACACTGCTATTCGGGCAGATGCGATGGGAATCGGGTTTGCCATTCCTGTTAACAAAGCCAAAGAAATCGAAGCTCGTCTGGCACGGGGCGAAAAAATTGCACATCCTTATTTAGGCGTGCAAATGACAACCCTGACACCCGAACTGGCAAGACAAAATAACACCGATCCCAATTCCCCCTTCATGGTGCCTGAAGTTAACGGTGTGGTCGTAGTGCGTGTGCTGCAAAACACTCCGGCGGAACGGGCTGGCTTACGGCGAGGTGATGTCATCACCGAAATTGATGGACAGGCAATTTCCACAGCAGAACAACTGCAAACTGTTGTGGAAAACAGTCAGGTGGGGCAAATTCTCAAAGTCCGGGTACAACGAGGCGAACAAAGCAAACTACTGTCTGTCAAAACCTCTGTTCTTGAAAATCCTGCCTGA
- a CDS encoding FecR protein (IMG reference gene:2510094700~PFAM: FecR protein), whose translation MASRSLLALVSSLLLSAGVTVVPLSASAETLLTKATIQKLRNQVELHLKQKRAPKKAEKADVMTPGDALRTFQRAMAELRFNDNSLARVGEQAVFYFEPNTRNFQLESGTVLLLVQPGQGRTRIRTPNAAAGIRGSALVVRYLKDTKVTMVAALTNSDIEISNKDGKTVVLKAGQIGYVYQDKIGVYNFDQKQFQETSPLFKEIDWNEAPIAVKEEIEAALSNQPTFSGKYDDTPLWTKLAENRSTPPQSNFVSTNRLEGDQFPTGTPYTGVIVVNQPQSPTSSGVQPETGGNTSFRPDPIAPSVSTQAPTASTARPEPVINSSPAPVIPSTTGATPGNAQPVVPNQPVPSQPVPNQPVPNQPAQTTPATGQVPSATSPPTRPVPSPTQVTPTPTAPTSVTTAPPTTTTPAVPATTPSAPSTPVSTTPVTPVPATPPAATPVTPVNTTPTVTPPATTTPVTPATPSRTEPVITQTPTPVTPPVQATPAVTPVAAPVVNSSPVPVTPTPSSAPVTSSPATVSSPVVTPPTTAQTPTSVSTGPATSPLDLPTTQPAPTTSTNSTSTTTTTAPTTR comes from the coding sequence ATGGCTAGCCGATCTCTCCTTGCTCTTGTCTCCTCTCTTCTTTTAAGTGCTGGCGTAACGGTCGTTCCACTTTCTGCCAGTGCTGAAACCCTATTAACAAAAGCAACTATCCAGAAACTGCGAAACCAAGTCGAGTTACATCTAAAGCAGAAGCGAGCTCCGAAAAAAGCTGAGAAAGCTGATGTGATGACGCCAGGAGATGCCCTTAGAACATTCCAAAGGGCAATGGCAGAACTGCGCTTCAATGATAATTCTCTGGCACGGGTTGGAGAACAAGCTGTTTTTTACTTTGAGCCAAATACTCGCAACTTCCAACTTGAAAGTGGTACGGTGCTCTTACTTGTCCAACCTGGGCAGGGGAGAACTCGTATTCGGACTCCGAATGCTGCTGCTGGAATTCGAGGTTCGGCGTTGGTTGTCCGCTACCTGAAAGATACCAAAGTGACAATGGTAGCAGCGTTGACCAACAGCGATATTGAAATCAGTAACAAAGACGGCAAGACTGTTGTCTTGAAAGCGGGACAGATTGGCTACGTTTACCAAGACAAAATTGGTGTCTATAACTTTGACCAGAAGCAATTTCAGGAAACCAGTCCTCTCTTCAAGGAGATTGACTGGAATGAGGCTCCTATCGCGGTTAAGGAAGAAATTGAAGCAGCACTTAGCAACCAACCTACGTTTTCTGGCAAGTACGACGACACCCCCCTCTGGACAAAACTTGCTGAAAACCGCTCAACCCCTCCCCAAAGCAATTTTGTCTCAACGAACCGTCTGGAAGGGGATCAGTTCCCAACTGGAACACCTTATACAGGAGTTATCGTGGTTAACCAGCCACAATCTCCGACTTCATCAGGAGTTCAACCTGAAACAGGTGGAAATACGAGCTTTAGACCAGATCCGATCGCTCCATCTGTATCCACTCAGGCTCCTACTGCTTCTACTGCCAGACCAGAACCAGTCATAAATTCTTCGCCAGCCCCTGTTATCCCTTCTACAACAGGCGCCACGCCAGGGAACGCTCAGCCCGTTGTTCCCAATCAACCAGTTCCCAGTCAACCAGTTCCCAATCAACCAGTTCCCAATCAACCGGCTCAGACAACTCCTGCAACAGGGCAGGTGCCATCTGCAACCAGTCCTCCAACTCGCCCAGTCCCATCTCCTACTCAAGTTACTCCAACGCCAACTGCTCCAACCTCTGTTACTACTGCCCCACCCACTACCACTACCCCAGCAGTTCCAGCGACTACGCCTTCGGCTCCAAGTACTCCAGTTAGCACCACTCCGGTGACTCCAGTTCCAGCCACTCCTCCGGCTGCAACGCCGGTTACTCCGGTAAATACCACCCCAACGGTGACCCCTCCGGCAACTACAACACCAGTTACTCCTGCAACTCCCTCCCGAACTGAGCCAGTAATTACTCAAACGCCTACACCTGTGACACCTCCCGTGCAGGCAACTCCAGCCGTTACTCCAGTTGCGGCGCCAGTGGTCAACAGTTCCCCTGTGCCAGTTACTCCGACTCCTTCATCTGCTCCAGTAACGTCCTCTCCGGCTACGGTTTCCAGCCCTGTGGTTACCCCTCCAACGACGGCTCAAACGCCAACCTCTGTGTCTACCGGTCCAGCAACCAGTCCGCTGGATTTGCCAACTACTCAACCTGCCCCAACCACTTCCACGAATTCAACTTCTACAACCACTACTACTGCGCCTACTACTAGATAG
- a CDS encoding hypothetical protein (IMG reference gene:2510094701), producing MGGSRIISKYTVCDLYSRYKQLHSFNALVFCVQSCLRSLLVCSSLIGSESAWATPLQITPETDTHLFEEQAVEPYAIAFKPAPVLDEILNQTKADSAYPNQPLDIRLLYQMRTGVGISQPQKEVPLLLNPSSRKKFMSLVGSRRAVDLASLQSSQSLPGLTNVDEPTWVIATSGAIPLFDFKTQEGKISSNSLKQQPSILLTPRSANLLSSSIPPDLSILATDPGAPVPPPVPACPNPDPELGCLFLQDPIFPTNPPPVLYLVPRIDFFRSDNILLGIDPVDDGLIRPTLTLLAVPPLGRNTYLIASVEGAFNRYFNIPRFNYDELRIRAGISQRLSPTMWGEIGWTNQQLFISGNKIPGFPSGVRFLNDQALRFELSRRDQFNNKLFLTSLYQLRLGFANPSDRSRILNVLYLSLGYDLQPTVQLGIDYQLAAANYTVVQRTDFYHQLLGRLTISAFRNTQLSLYGGLSFGSSTAPGISFDSYILGVSMSVNLVLF from the coding sequence ATGGGCGGTAGCCGAATTATCAGTAAATATACAGTCTGCGATTTGTATAGTCGTTACAAACAGTTACATTCTTTTAATGCTTTAGTATTTTGCGTACAGTCTTGCTTGCGATCGCTTCTTGTTTGCAGCAGTTTGATTGGTAGCGAATCAGCATGGGCAACTCCACTTCAGATCACTCCTGAAACTGACACTCATCTCTTTGAGGAACAAGCCGTTGAACCCTATGCGATCGCCTTTAAGCCAGCTCCAGTTCTGGATGAAATCCTCAATCAAACAAAGGCTGACTCAGCCTATCCCAATCAGCCCTTGGATATTCGCCTGCTTTATCAAATGAGGACTGGAGTCGGTATTAGTCAACCCCAGAAAGAAGTGCCCCTACTACTGAATCCATCTTCAAGAAAAAAGTTCATGTCTCTGGTGGGTTCGCGTAGAGCAGTCGATTTAGCATCCCTCCAGTCGTCTCAATCGTTACCTGGTTTAACTAACGTGGATGAGCCAACCTGGGTAATCGCAACGTCTGGCGCTATACCTTTGTTTGATTTCAAAACTCAGGAGGGAAAAATCTCTTCTAATAGCTTGAAACAGCAGCCATCAATTCTGCTGACTCCCAGATCTGCCAACCTGCTTAGTTCTTCCATCCCGCCAGATCTTTCAATTTTGGCGACTGATCCGGGTGCTCCGGTGCCACCACCTGTGCCTGCCTGTCCAAATCCAGATCCAGAGTTGGGCTGTTTATTTTTGCAGGATCCGATTTTTCCCACCAATCCTCCTCCAGTCTTGTATCTGGTTCCTCGCATCGACTTCTTCCGCAGTGACAACATTTTGTTGGGAATTGACCCAGTCGATGATGGACTGATTAGACCCACGCTGACCCTCTTAGCAGTTCCACCTCTGGGACGAAATACTTACTTAATTGCTTCGGTAGAAGGGGCATTCAATCGCTACTTCAATATTCCTCGATTTAATTACGATGAGTTGCGAATTCGGGCTGGTATTTCTCAGCGGTTATCTCCAACTATGTGGGGAGAAATCGGTTGGACAAATCAACAACTGTTTATATCAGGAAACAAAATTCCAGGATTTCCATCAGGAGTCCGATTTCTCAATGATCAGGCACTGCGATTTGAGTTAAGTCGTCGGGATCAATTCAACAATAAGTTATTTTTGACCAGTCTTTATCAGCTTCGATTAGGCTTTGCCAACCCCAGCGATCGCTCTCGTATCTTAAATGTTCTGTATCTGTCCCTAGGTTACGACCTTCAACCCACTGTCCAGTTAGGAATTGACTATCAACTTGCAGCCGCAAATTACACAGTTGTTCAGCGCACTGATTTCTATCACCAATTACTGGGGCGGCTTACCATCAGTGCCTTCCGCAACACTCAACTGAGCCTTTATGGAGGACTTAGCTTCGGTAGCTCAACCGCGCCTGGCATCAGTTTCGACAGCTATATCTTAGGAGTAAGTATGTCTGTGAATTTGGTGTTGTTTTGA
- a CDS encoding hypothetical protein (IMG reference gene:2510094702), translating into MTQPTRFAACLGLVVSNLAVATVAYADIPITGGQATGEAAFFTQTNVPTNTVPTLTRTGQPVLFDSVIQTLRIVTPNGTTTTSRFLPNAGRFTDVNANSRPDAGDTGRLEGTLSGVAFNQVGTPVFFQNIPTALNFTLTSFTPVYTDPGSLINPRQEGTAPLLFLPGVNVRLSEASNTSFNSRFGLLETGPFTANLTGDFVGLPSNLQLRPAANDVTLVPIVLGRRIKFDFEGKGARVEEASFGTNLGTGRRELNFEGDVTNFQIQSVGTPGTREFKITGAGTLDISLTGPFDIKKDSLNLNGLTTGQTVDYRIKGEGPGFVAFTGANSIAYSGTSRRATDFKFERGDRSFEGKSDGDVSFVVSDRRDSINFRNPNFSFTVPVVGVNTTATTGAPFVATPAATGSVTGSVSVSTSTTSNFVFSTTVFNTSSITIFPGYRNLIIGNRVDDDDDDNEGFGRNVVYYVYVPRREVTEVVLERQGDRILVVDRTVVRGRKLKKKGQVVAAYQIVGLPSRVFPGLTGLRQIPAEQVPAASVDDAETETAEASSDPDLTSSAAVTSGTQPVSEANFTLVPVTAAKTELQPVTSNSLATGTNPAN; encoded by the coding sequence ATGACCCAACCAACTCGATTTGCTGCTTGCCTAGGACTCGTCGTCAGCAATTTGGCAGTGGCAACCGTTGCTTATGCCGACATTCCGATTACAGGGGGGCAGGCGACTGGGGAAGCTGCTTTCTTCACCCAAACTAATGTCCCTACTAATACTGTGCCAACCCTGACACGAACCGGGCAGCCAGTCTTGTTTGATTCTGTTATTCAAACGTTGAGAATCGTAACACCCAATGGCACCACCACCACTTCCCGCTTTTTGCCAAATGCAGGACGGTTTACAGATGTAAATGCCAACAGTCGTCCTGATGCGGGAGACACTGGGCGATTAGAAGGTACGTTATCGGGGGTTGCTTTTAACCAGGTTGGTACACCCGTTTTCTTCCAAAATATTCCGACAGCGCTCAACTTTACGTTGACTTCTTTTACGCCAGTCTATACTGATCCGGGCAGTTTGATTAACCCCCGCCAGGAGGGAACGGCTCCTTTACTCTTCTTGCCTGGGGTCAATGTCAGATTGTCGGAGGCTTCCAACACGAGTTTTAATTCCCGATTTGGCTTGCTGGAAACAGGACCATTCACAGCTAACTTAACGGGTGATTTTGTTGGGCTTCCTTCAAATTTGCAACTGCGCCCGGCTGCTAATGATGTAACGCTGGTGCCCATAGTTTTAGGGCGGCGCATCAAATTTGATTTTGAAGGAAAAGGTGCCAGAGTTGAGGAAGCATCGTTTGGTACAAATCTTGGAACGGGACGGAGAGAACTGAATTTTGAAGGGGATGTAACCAACTTTCAAATTCAAAGTGTAGGGACTCCCGGAACTCGTGAATTTAAGATTACGGGGGCTGGAACGCTTGATATTTCCTTGACGGGGCCTTTCGATATTAAGAAAGATAGCTTGAATCTGAATGGGCTGACGACTGGTCAAACTGTTGACTATCGGATTAAGGGTGAAGGACCTGGATTTGTTGCCTTTACAGGTGCTAACTCGATTGCTTATTCTGGTACGTCTCGCCGCGCAACTGATTTCAAGTTTGAACGGGGCGATCGCAGCTTTGAAGGCAAAAGTGATGGCGATGTTTCGTTCGTTGTCAGCGATCGCCGTGATTCTATTAATTTCCGCAACCCGAACTTCTCCTTCACTGTCCCTGTCGTTGGTGTAAACACTACCGCTACCACTGGAGCACCCTTTGTTGCTACCCCTGCTGCAACAGGTTCCGTGACAGGGAGTGTTAGCGTTAGCACATCTACAACAAGTAACTTCGTCTTTTCAACCACCGTTTTCAACACCAGTTCCATTACCATCTTTCCGGGGTATCGCAATCTGATAATTGGAAATAGGGTTGATGATGACGATGATGACAATGAGGGCTTTGGTCGCAACGTAGTTTACTACGTCTATGTACCTAGACGAGAAGTTACTGAAGTTGTGTTGGAACGCCAAGGCGATCGCATCCTGGTGGTAGATCGTACTGTGGTTCGGGGGCGCAAGTTGAAGAAAAAAGGACAAGTGGTTGCAGCATATCAAATCGTTGGTCTACCTAGCCGAGTTTTCCCTGGTTTAACTGGATTACGTCAAATTCCCGCAGAACAAGTCCCTGCTGCTTCAGTGGACGATGCTGAAACGGAAACTGCCGAAGCATCCAGCGATCCAGACTTAACTTCCAGCGCAGCAGTAACGTCAGGTACTCAACCAGTTTCAGAAGCGAATTTCACCTTGGTTCCTGTAACGGCTGCAAAAACTGAACTTCAGCCTGTTACTTCCAATTCCCTGGCAACGGGCACAAATCCTGCAAACTGA
- a CDS encoding carbohydrate-selective porin (IMG reference gene:2510094703~PFAM: Carbohydrate-selective porin, OprB family; S-layer homology domain), producing MKKLIMVKQLSPVLTTAVLGFLMAYPLSDRVAASPLAGQMKPTKTEAIAEASLSQATALDEINGVAELDSDSSSATSNMDQVTSVSQLTDVKPTDWAFQALQSLVERYGCIVGYPDKTFRGNRALTRYEFAAGLNACLDKVQELIAASTADFARQEDLDKLKRMMEEFAPELAALRGRVEALDVRTTTLEKQRFSTTTKLFGQVIMGVQGRNSPDIELAGFQFNDNSNQINIITNVQLSLYTAFSERSLLFTGLQAGSGRSYSQLLTNNVLLGYEGDTANSVQLSDLTFRHLFGNNFAIIAGAEGINMVNVFRGSNRIESAGQGPLSFFAQRNPILNLGSSGGSGNNAGFGFDWQIGPRFSVQGVYFTNRPEDPANGGLFGGENGGTTVGAQLTIAPTDTIDIALSYANSYSPSGFLGIGTGDDQVVLPTSVAPFVRAPIQTNAFGGTISWRISPRITIGGWAGYTNSELKGTSGNVKTINWMAFLNFPDLFGAGHLGGIYVGQPPAIFQSNLPLGRNVPDFVSNGNVFAAGEGGQPGRTTHVEAFYRYRVNDNISITPGMIVIFNPNNNPDNDTITIGVLRTTFTF from the coding sequence ATGAAAAAATTGATTATGGTAAAACAGCTTTCCCCAGTGCTGACAACAGCAGTGCTGGGGTTTTTAATGGCTTATCCTTTGAGCGATCGCGTAGCGGCTTCCCCTTTGGCAGGGCAGATGAAGCCGACGAAAACTGAAGCGATCGCAGAAGCTTCTCTATCTCAAGCAACCGCATTAGATGAAATCAACGGAGTTGCTGAGCTTGATTCAGATAGCAGCTCAGCCACCAGCAACATGGATCAAGTCACCTCCGTTTCGCAACTAACGGATGTCAAACCTACTGATTGGGCATTCCAGGCACTGCAATCCTTAGTTGAGCGGTATGGCTGTATTGTTGGCTATCCTGATAAAACCTTTCGAGGCAATCGGGCATTAACCCGTTATGAATTTGCTGCTGGACTCAACGCCTGCCTGGACAAAGTGCAAGAACTTATCGCTGCCAGCACTGCTGACTTTGCCCGCCAGGAAGATCTGGACAAACTCAAGCGCATGATGGAAGAGTTTGCGCCGGAATTGGCAGCTTTACGGGGACGAGTAGAAGCTCTAGATGTTCGCACTACCACCCTCGAAAAGCAACGATTTTCAACAACAACCAAATTGTTTGGTCAGGTAATTATGGGCGTGCAGGGGCGTAATAGCCCAGATATTGAGCTGGCAGGTTTCCAATTTAATGACAACTCTAATCAAATCAATATCATTACCAATGTCCAGCTCAGTCTTTATACTGCATTTAGCGAACGCAGTTTGCTGTTTACTGGTTTGCAGGCAGGCAGCGGCAGAAGCTACAGCCAACTTCTTACCAATAACGTCCTCCTGGGATATGAAGGTGATACCGCTAACTCTGTCCAGCTTAGTGACCTGACCTTCCGGCATCTGTTTGGCAACAATTTTGCGATCATAGCAGGTGCAGAAGGCATCAACATGGTCAACGTTTTCCGAGGATCTAACCGAATTGAAAGTGCTGGACAGGGTCCCCTGTCATTCTTTGCTCAACGGAATCCGATTTTGAACCTGGGTTCTAGCGGAGGCAGCGGTAACAATGCAGGTTTTGGCTTTGACTGGCAAATTGGTCCTCGTTTCTCTGTGCAAGGGGTTTACTTTACAAATCGTCCAGAAGACCCAGCCAACGGTGGACTGTTTGGTGGGGAAAATGGCGGCACAACGGTTGGGGCACAACTGACGATCGCTCCCACCGATACGATTGACATTGCCCTCAGCTATGCCAACTCCTACTCGCCATCTGGCTTTTTAGGGATTGGCACGGGGGATGATCAAGTAGTTCTACCAACTTCAGTTGCGCCCTTTGTCCGTGCACCTATTCAAACCAATGCCTTTGGTGGAACGATTTCCTGGCGAATTAGCCCTCGCATTACCATCGGTGGCTGGGCTGGTTACACCAATTCTGAACTCAAAGGAACTTCTGGCAACGTCAAAACGATTAACTGGATGGCATTTCTCAACTTCCCTGATTTGTTTGGTGCAGGTCATTTGGGCGGAATTTACGTTGGGCAACCACCTGCCATCTTCCAAAGCAATTTACCCTTAGGCAGAAACGTTCCTGATTTTGTTAGCAATGGGAATGTGTTTGCCGCAGGTGAAGGTGGGCAACCAGGGCGCACGACTCATGTGGAAGCCTTTTATCGCTACCGGGTGAATGACAATATCAGCATCACTCCTGGGATGATTGTGATCTTCAATCCCAATAACAACCCTGATAACGACACAATCACCATTGGTGTTCTCCGCACTACGTTCACCTTTTAG
- a CDS encoding protein of unknown function DUF83 (IMG reference gene:2510094704), whose translation MTYQISATKLQAYHRCPYAYYLRYERKLTSTEFYGSAALGNALHQTLAQCHRDWHYQHPIPDIQWVYRCWDTHSEGLSESQIIEGKEILERYYWRFIADQPAMNQPLAVEGKIQGHLQVENLEFTIVGRYDRIDFLQDGLELIDYKSGREMKLPEPSEIDIQIGLYYLALEQTYRQSLKYLSLLFLRTGEKIRFQATQEHQEEVQGMIIDLAMRLRHDRGWEPKQGKQCQRCTFARYCPAVTANPAPIPQTGAKLQLQLALNLA comes from the coding sequence ATGACCTACCAGATTTCGGCAACCAAACTTCAGGCATATCATCGGTGTCCTTATGCTTACTACTTGCGGTATGAGCGTAAATTAACCAGCACTGAATTTTATGGTTCAGCCGCTTTGGGAAATGCGCTCCATCAGACCCTTGCTCAATGCCATCGAGATTGGCACTATCAGCATCCAATTCCTGACATTCAATGGGTTTATCGTTGTTGGGATACTCACTCGGAGGGGTTGAGTGAGAGTCAGATTATAGAAGGAAAGGAAATCTTGGAGCGCTACTATTGGCGGTTTATTGCAGATCAACCAGCTATGAACCAACCACTTGCAGTAGAAGGGAAGATTCAGGGGCATCTGCAAGTTGAAAATTTAGAGTTCACAATTGTTGGGCGCTATGACCGCATTGATTTTTTGCAGGATGGGTTAGAGTTGATCGACTACAAATCTGGTCGGGAGATGAAATTGCCCGAACCATCTGAAATTGATATCCAAATCGGGTTGTACTACCTTGCCCTGGAACAAACTTATCGGCAGAGTCTGAAGTACCTCAGCTTGTTGTTTCTCCGAACTGGAGAAAAGATTCGGTTTCAGGCAACTCAGGAGCACCAGGAAGAAGTGCAAGGCATGATTATAGATCTGGCCATGCGGTTGCGCCACGATCGCGGTTGGGAACCCAAGCAAGGAAAACAATGCCAGCGATGCACCTTTGCCCGTTACTGCCCTGCGGTCACTGCTAATCCTGCACCTATACCGCAAACCGGTGCCAAACTTCAGCTCCAATTAGCCCTCAATTTGGCATAG
- a CDS encoding Protein of unknown function (DUF2811) (IMG reference gene:2510094705~PFAM: Protein of unknown function (DUF2811)), translating into MDTTVSLLVEVPEILHESLRNYLEMRPDWDQDRVITAALSLFLLQNQSETAPERLNHRQASRIYLDALFKRPIAQN; encoded by the coding sequence ATGGATACCACCGTGAGTCTTTTGGTAGAAGTTCCTGAAATTCTGCATGAGTCTCTTAGAAACTATTTGGAAATGCGTCCTGACTGGGACCAAGATCGGGTGATCACCGCTGCACTGTCTCTGTTTTTGCTGCAAAACCAGTCCGAAACTGCCCCCGAACGCTTGAACCATCGTCAGGCGTCTCGCATTTATCTGGATGCGTTATTCAAACGCCCAATTGCTCAGAACTAA